The Paenibacillus sp. BIC5C1 DNA segment CCAATAAAGGCCGTGTACGAATGAAAGGTATGATACAACTCCCCGTTCGGGAACTTCTTGAGCGCATAATCATCATACGTGATGATGGTCTGATCGGCTCCCGCACCGACGAGGTGGACCATCGATTTCTCGATATGCAGTTTTTCAACATAGGTGCCTGGCTTGATGCGAATCGTATACTTTTCAGTACAGTCGGCCGGGATCGCATCGAGAGCAGCCTGAATAGAGGGGAAATCGCCGCTTCCATCTAGAGCAACCAGGTAACCATTCCTGAACAGATCAAGATCCAGATCTGACCCGTGTGACAGAGGTTTGTTCATGGCAATCGCTCCATTTCCAGCGCGGCCAGCAGGAGCGGTGCCATACCCATGAACGAGTCACTCACAATCTGCTCGCCGACATAATAACTGTATGAACCATCCCGATCCAGACTGAGTCCTGCCCCGTGACAAATCGCGTTCAGCTTCACGCCTTCCTCCGTTTCTTCCATCAAACGGGCCGTCAGTCCATGCCATCCCTTCTCTGCGGCCTGTCTGAAATGCGGCTCAAGATAACGCAAGCGAACGCCCTTCGCCAAGGCATACACAAACATGCTTGAACCGGAAGCTTCCAGATAATTGCCCTTGCGGAACCCCTGATCCAGCACCTGGAACCAGAGCCCGCTCTTCTGCTCCTGTACACGTACCAAGGCATTACACATGCGCTCGAAGATGCCAATGATTGTGCCCCGTTTCGGATGATGGATCGGGAAGTACTCCAGACTATCTACGATCGCCATCACATACCATCCCATCGCCCGGCTCCAGAAGTGTGCGGAACATCCAGTTACGGAGTCGGCCCAGATCTGCTCCTTCGATTCATCCCAGCCATGATAGAGCAGACCTGTGCGCGGATCACGTGTCTTGCGTTCAATTAACAAAATCTGATGAGCTACTTCATCCCACAGATCAGGTCGATCGAACGTCTTAGCATATTGCGCCAGAAATGGCGACGACATATACAATCCATCCAGCCACATCTGAAACGGATAGATTTTTTTGTGCCAAAATCCGCCCTCCGACGTTCGGGGTTGTCCTGCGAGCTGGGCTGCGAGCAAATGAGCGGCCTCAGCGTATCGTTGATCCCCTGTGGTATCCAACAGTTCGAACAGGTTCTTGCCCTGATTGATCTGATCCAGGTTGTACTCTTCCAGGGAATACGTTCCGATGGAACCATCCTCCTGAACATACAGATCCATATGTCTTTTCATAAAAGAAACATACTCGTCCTTGCCGTATTGCTTGCCAGTGCGTGACATTGCCATTAACGTCATCCCCTGAACATATGCCCAACGTTCCGAAGGAAACACATGATAGCCCTCTCCATCGCATTGCCGGAAAATCATTTCTGCTATTCGCTCCGACCAAGATAACTGCGTCTGTACCTGCATAAAAGAACCCTCCCTGGACCTTGAATGTTGTACTCAGCCTATCATTAATGCTCAGACACCCGCTGCCGACAAATCGCTGTCGAATTGCGATGATTCAGCTTCGGTTGGATAATCACCGGATAATCCACCTGCTCATCACGGATCAGCGATACGATCAACTCTGCTGCCTGTGCTGCCAGTTCATCCAGCGGTGGGCCAATGGTTGTTAGCGCCACCTCGGCATACTGCATATCCGGCAGATCATCATAACCGATTAACGAAATATCATTCGGCACACTGTAGCCTGCTTCCAGCAAAGCCCGCAATGCACCTCGAGTTACCAGGTTGTTTAAACCAATAAACGCCGTTGGTGAGTCGGGTTCAAACGTATAATTCCGAATAGCAAAATATCCGTCCTCCCAGGAGGAATATGCAGGCAGCACATGGCGTTGATCAAAATCAAGGCCTGTGCGCTGCAAAGCTTCCCGATATCCTTCAAGCTTGATATTTTGGGAGTTTCCAATGAAACCAATTCGGCGATGTCCCAGTGACTTCAGGTGCTCAACCGCTTTATATATGCCCTCTTTCCGGTCAATCTTGATGTATGGGGAGTTCGGAGCCTCATCTGTACCAAGCACAAAACATGGCATGTTGAGTGTCGCGAACTTTTTCCAGAAGGCATCTCGATTGTCCAGCGCATAATCCCACAGGATACATCCATCCACGCGAAGCTGGCTGAAGACATCCAGCCCATCATCCGCGACGACCAAAATCATCTGATATCCCCGCTTCTTCAGCTCCGCGTGCAGATTGCCCGAAATATTCGAGAACAATGGATTGCTCAGTTCATCAAGAACAAAGCCGATAATGTTGCTTCTGCCGGTGGAAAGCTGCTGAGCCATAATGTTTTTTCGATATTGATGCTTCTCCGCAACTGCGAGCACCTTCTGCCGCGTCGCCGGTTTGATGCGGGGATCACCGTTGAGCGCCTTGGATACCGTGCTGTAGCTCACTCCCGCCAGTTTGGCAATGTCCTTAATGGTTATCAAAATCAATCAACACCTCTCAACCCTTGGGAAACTTATTGCTGTGCAGCCTTATACCGGTCATATTGCGCCTGTCTGCCGGCAATAACCTGCTCAATGTTCATTTTTTTCAAAGTCTCAATATAACTGTCAAACTGATCCAGACTGGCATCTCCGCTTATAAATTTGAAGTTCATCTCTTCCACATACGTTGTAATATCCGGCATGGACATGCTCTCGACACTCGCCTCATCCGGCAGAGCGTATACAAACGGGAACGGCTCGTGGATATAAGGCTCCAATTCCTTGTCGAGCTTGGCATGCCATTCCGCCACAACCGAATCAGCAGAATCCGTTGACTGAATGTTCGGCAGATTCACGGGACCAATGCCGAGCTTCTGAATGTAGTCGTTATCCTTGCCTTTGTCCGTAAACGTCTTCACGCCATTCTCTTCGGTGTACGTATCATCCTTGATACCCCACGTATAATATGTCTGCGCTTCTTCACTCACCGCGTAATCCAGGAATCGGAAGGCGAGCTCCGGATTTTTGCTGTCCTTGGAGATTCCAAAAATGCCGCTCACCGGTGTACGTCCAATATAGAACTGGTCACCATGCGGTCCTTTCAATGGCAGAATGCCTTTGAAGATGGGCTCCGCCGGATCATAATCCTTGAACAGCGGGCTGTAGACCATGGACATGTACCAGCTAAAATTAAACGTGGCTCCGGTTACATCCTGCGAGATGCGAGAGGTCACCTGATCACTTGTGGTACTGGCATAGTCAACCCCGAGCAGGCCTTCTTTGTACAGCCCGTTCAGGTACGACAGATATTCCTTGTAGGCAGGCTCATAATAGCTGAAATGCACCTTACCCTGGTCATCCGCATAGAACTGATTGGACAGATCCAGGCCAAAAGCAGGGCCAAATGCCATCGGCACAAACTTGGATTCCATGGACAACGGTATTTCATCCGCCTTGCCGTTACCGTTCGGGTCGTCTGTCTTGAATTTGCGCAGCATCGCTGTGAACTCATCCAGTGTCGTTGGTTCGTTCAGTCCCAGCTTCTTCAACCAGCGTTCATTCACCATAAACAAGGGCATGTAGTTTTTCGTAAGCGTTTGCTGCGGAACATAATACATTTTACCATCTGGCGTCGTTAAACTGGCTTTGACGGATGGGGATTCGTCGTATATTTTTTTGAGATTCACACCATACTTCTCCACCAGATCATTCAGCGGAATAAACAGACCACTGTTAATGTATTTCATGAGCTGATCCTGATCCGGCAGATAGACGATATCCGGCAATCCCGTTCCGGCCGCAAGCCTTGGATTCACCGCATCCGCGTAATTCTGCGGCGGAATGAGATCCCAATCGACTGTTACCCCGGCATTACTTTCAATTTTCTTCACAATCTCGGCAGTAGAGAGATCCACGTTGGTCGTCCATGCGTTGGTCCCGAGAATCGATAGCTTGGCATCTTTCTGGTCGGTTACCGGACCTGCTCCCGTGTAGTTGAACGTTGGCTCCGAGCTCGGTGGGACACTTCCCTTATCTCCCCCCGCTCCTGTACTGCTGCTGCATCCGGCGAGACTGATAGCAAGAATCACCGCGAGCACACTTTTTCTTCCTGCCCCTCTGATTATCATCCGTTATTCCTCCTTGTTATGAACAACCTTGGGTGATGCATGGTGATCAATAAGGCTATCCTTTCACGGCTCCGAGGGTAATCCCTTTGACGAAGTACCGCTGGATAAAAGGGTAAATCGTAACGATTGGCAGGATGCTGACCACAATCGACACATACCGAACCTGAAGAGTGGATACCGCAAGCGCGCCCGTGGTCATCGTACCACCCATTTTTTGCATGACCTCCGGTGATGCCATGATCAGCACCCTCCGCAGGAACATTTGCAAGGGCTGCATATCCTGTTTGCCCAGATATAGCAGGGCTGAGAAAAAGTTGTTCCAGTGGAATACGGCGTAATATAACGTCAGCACGGCAAGCGTTGGCTTGATAATGGGTATCGCCAGGCGATACAGCATCGTTAGTTCATTGGCCCCGTCTATGCTTGCACTTTCGAAGATTTCATTTGGAATACCCTCGAAGGCCGAGCGGCAAATCATGACATTAAACGTAATGACCAGCACAGGAAGCACCATCACCCAGCGGGTGTTATATAGACCCAGTGACGTAATCAGCATGTAGACCGGAATGAGTCCACCCGAGAAATACATGGTGAAGGCGATGAAAAAGTTCAGCTTTCTGCGCAGGAAAAATTGCTGTCTGGATAACGGAAATGCAGCGATGCAGGTAGCTACAATATTCATCAGAGTACCTATAACGGTGTACCAGAGGGTGTTATAGAAGGACAGCCATAACTCCCGGTATTGCAGCACCATCTGGTACCCGGACAAGGTGAATCCTACCGGCCACAACGCAACCTTTTGTTTGTCGATCGCATCAACTGAACTGAATGAAATGCTGATCACGTACAGAAAAGGATACAGCGTAACGACGACTGCCAATATGGTCAGCAGGTAGACAAATCCATAGAATAACCGGTCACTTCTTGATTTTTGCATACAGGTCTCCTTTGGGTCGGGATGTGGTCTTACCAGAGTGACATCTTGGTCAGACGTCGGGTCATCGTATTAGCCGCGAACACAAGCACAAAGGTAATAATAGAGTTGAACAGGCCGACGGCTGTGGCAAATCCGTAGTTCTGCCCTTCAATCCCCATCCGGTACACGTAGGTGGATAACACGTCTGCAGTCTCATAGGTAGCGCCATTATAGAGCAGATATACTTTCTCGAAGCCTACACTCATAATGCCGCCAAGCGACAGGAGCAGCAGGATGACAATCGTTGGTTTGATGCTGGGAAGCGTCAGGTGCCATAGCTCCTGGAATTTGTTGACGCCGTCAATTTTGCCGGAATCGTACATTTCGGGGTCAATGCCCATAATGGCTGCAATGTAGATAATGGAGCTGAAGCCAAAGCTCTGCCAGATATCGGAGCTGGTGAATATCGTTCGGAACCATCCGGCGTCCATCATGAAGTTCACTTTCTCCATGCCGAGCTTGGCAATCAGGGTGTTCACGATCCCGTCCGTGGGTGATAAGAAGTTAATAATCATGCCAGCGACAACGACGGTCGAGATGAAATGCGGAAGGTAGGTGACGGTCTGGGCGAAACGCTTGAAAGTCTGATTCTTGATCTCTACAATACAGACGGCGAACAGAATGGGGATGGAGAAGCCAAACAGGAGCGGCAGGAATGCGAGCAAAAACGTATTGCGCAGCAGCCTCCAGAAGTAGATGGAATTCACGAACTGATCAAACCACCTCAGCCCCACCCATTCCCCGCTGAACATTCCCTGCCCAGGCATGAAATTGCGGAAGGCCAGCAGCATGCCCGGCATGGGAACATACATGAAGATGACGTAATACAGAAAAATGGGTGAGAACATCAGCAGCAAATATTTATCCCGTTTGATCAGGCTGAACAGCGTGGACATGCGATTTTTCAATTCATAGCACTCCCCTTCACATTAAAATTACAACGTTTGAATTCTTAAACAAAAACATGCCCCATCATTCTTAATTCAGATCATCCCCTTATATAAAAAACCATAACCTACCTTTACAAAAGGGATATTACGACAGTTAATAAACGATTGAATACGTAGATTTAAACACAGAACCATAATTACAACGTTGTAATTTATCCCTAAATGTATACGCTTACACAAACTATTTTTCCCATCTTAGCAAAGACCATCTGGTTTGGCAACAACAAAAATCAGTGTTTGCTTGCGAAGAGATCTACATGCTTTTACCGATCTGGGAGACATGTTAGCGGGCAAAAAAGGCGCGAAAAAAGGGCAATGAACGTATCCCTTTCGTTCTGCCCGGTTCTTGTCCTGCCTACGCCAGCGTTCTGGCGCAGCGCAGGATTGTTCTATTTTTGAAACGTGTACCTGGAGCTTCAATCTCTTCGAATTCTACATCTGGTTTCGATACTCCATCGGTGTTACACCCGTCACGCGCTGAAACGCCCTGTAGAACTGACTGACATTGGAGAATCCCAGCCCAAAGCTGATGGTGGTCACTGAATCTGTTGTATGGCGCAGTCGTCGGGTGGCTTCCTCCACACGCAAATTCAGCACGTACTGATACGGCGTTGAACCTGTCAGTGCCTTGAAAGAACGCATAAAGTGATATCTGCTCTGGTGCGCAACCGCCGCCATCGATTCAATGTCCATTGGACTTGTATAGTCACTGTGTATATACTCCAACACGCGCCGCAGATGGGGGTCGATGAACGCACCGCCGTTGCTGCCTGATCGCTGAAGCAGATTCGAAAGCTGCCCGCAAACCAGACCGGCCCCCACGCTCCCAGCTACACCTGTTCCTGCCGTTTCCAGCGTAAGGTTACTTCCAATCGGTGGACCAGCCAGCATCCGTCCAAGATATGTCTCTACCGCAAGCTCCGTTTCCTGTATCTGCAATGGTTCAGGCGCATCGTCCAGCAAAATGGCGTTCCAGCCTCGAAATAGTCTGCTAATTTCAGCAGGATCGAAGGTTTGTGTGGTCCGAAATTCGGTCTGCGCCCCTTGCCTTCCTGAATCCGCCAAGCCGCCAACAGGCGGATTACGAAACTTGATCACAATAACCGCCGAATCCGAACCAATCTCGAAAAAGTGCTCCATCCGGGGATGCGCAATAATTCCCAGTCCTGCTTGCAGTGGATAAGTCTGCTGTTCCTGCACCAGATGGCATTGTCCTCTGACAGGCAACGTAACCTGATACCAGTCATCATGCACATGGGGTTCATTGGCGAATCCGCCAGAAGCCTTCCACAATTCCAATCCATTCAGCATCATGTTTAATTCCATCGTTTCCTCACCTGCTGACATTATAGCAAATCGTGCTCACTTTCCAAGCACTTTTCACAAAGACAATATCTATCCGTATCTTTTATCATGGTAAAAAAATAAATCGAGGTGATCTCCCGTGGCACAAGCCGCTGTAAGCAAAATGCAAATCAATCATTCCGCCAATTGGGCGCTTGCCGGAGTCAGCTTCGCCCATTTGCTGAATGATGCGATGCAGACTGTTGTTCCGTCTGCTTTTCCGCTGTTCCAGCAGACCATGCAGCTCAGTTTCGCCCAGATGGGCTGGATTGCCTTCACATTAAATATTACCGCATCGGTCCTTCAGCCGTTGGTCGGTTATATGTCTGATCGCAAGCCCATGCCGATCCTTCTGCCTGGTGGCATGTTATTCTCCCTGATCGGTGTTCTCGGCTTTGCCTTGTCTTCCGAGTTATGGATGCTGCTTGTCTCCGCAGCATTGATCGGTATAGGCTCGTCCATCCTGCATCCTGAATCCTCACGCGTCGCCCATCTGGCGGCAGGTCGAGGACGTGGAATGGCACAGTCCATCTTCCAGGTAGGTGGCAACACAGGTCAGGCTCTCGCCCCATTGCTGGTTGCCTTTATCCTGCTCCCGCATGGACAGCTTAGTTTTCTGTGGCTCATGGCTTTTGCCCTAATCGGGATCATTATCCAGTCTTCCGTTAGCCGTTGGTATAGAGACAAATTGGCGGATAATCGCAGCCGTCAGCAACAGTCTGTACAGGCAAATGGCATTGCGCAGCCTGCTGCCCAGCCTTTAAGTCGGGGGTTTATCGCTTTTACAATGGGAATCCTCATCCTGCTGCTGTTTTCCAAATTCGTGTATATTGCCGGTATGACCGGATACTATGCCTTTTATTACGCGGATGCGTATAATCTGCCTCTCTCGCAGGCCCAGATCTGCCTGTTCGTTCTGCAATTTGCGGGCATGGTTGGAACCTTGCTCGGCGGCCCACTGGCTGACCGTTATGGACGCAAACCGATGATCTGGTTCTCCATCGCGGGTACTGCACCATTTTCACTGCTGCTGCCTTATGCGGGACCTGCTCTATCCATGGTACTGTGCGGCATCATCGGTTTGATTCTGATGTCCGGCTTCAGTGTCATCATTGTCTACGCACAGGAATTGCTGCCACGTCATATTGGGACAGTATCGGGATTGTTCTTCGGCCTGTCATTCGGCATGGCGGGACTCGGCTCGGTTGTGCTCGGTTCATTGATTGATGTGACCAGCATTTCATTCGTCATCAAGCTATGTTCTTTTTTGCCGCTGCTCGGGGTATGTGCCGTATTCCTGCGCCGGGATCGCCCAAGAAACGCCTAATATGCATTGAAACGTCCGTCGTTTTGTGACTACAATAAGGTCAGAATAATGAAGACAGAGGCTAAACAGAAGGAAGGAATAACCCATGATCATTGATGTACAGCATGTTACTTGGAACAGGGGACCGATCACCCTGTTGAACGATGTCAGCTGGCGTGTAAACGAAGGCGAACATTGGGCATTGCTCGGCCTGAATGGTTCCGGTAAAACCACACTCTTGAACATGATCACCGGATATCTCTGGCCCACAGAAGGTACGATATCCGTGCTCGGACACCGTTACGGGGATGTGGATTTGCGAGAGCTGCGGAAGTCGATTGGATGGGTCAGCTCCTCCCTTCAGGAGAAATTGTATGGCACCGACCGCACCCAGTATGTCGTGATCAGCGGTAAACACGCCACGATCGGACTGTACGATAAACTGTCAGACGAGGATCTGGATCAGGCACGGGAATTGATGCATACGCTCGGCTGTCAGCATCTGTGGGATCGCGAATACCGTACCTGCTCTCAGGGGGAGAAGCAGAAGCTGCTCATTGCCCGGGCCCTGATGGCCAACCCACGTGTACTCATTCTGGACGAACCCTGCAATGGACTTGATCT contains these protein-coding regions:
- a CDS encoding helix-turn-helix domain-containing protein — protein: MELNMMLNGLELWKASGGFANEPHVHDDWYQVTLPVRGQCHLVQEQQTYPLQAGLGIIAHPRMEHFFEIGSDSAVIVIKFRNPPVGGLADSGRQGAQTEFRTTQTFDPAEISRLFRGWNAILLDDAPEPLQIQETELAVETYLGRMLAGPPIGSNLTLETAGTGVAGSVGAGLVCGQLSNLLQRSGSNGGAFIDPHLRRVLEYIHSDYTSPMDIESMAAVAHQSRYHFMRSFKALTGSTPYQYVLNLRVEEATRRLRHTTDSVTTISFGLGFSNVSQFYRAFQRVTGVTPMEYRNQM
- a CDS encoding ABC transporter permease, whose product is MKNRMSTLFSLIKRDKYLLLMFSPIFLYYVIFMYVPMPGMLLAFRNFMPGQGMFSGEWVGLRWFDQFVNSIYFWRLLRNTFLLAFLPLLFGFSIPILFAVCIVEIKNQTFKRFAQTVTYLPHFISTVVVAGMIINFLSPTDGIVNTLIAKLGMEKVNFMMDAGWFRTIFTSSDIWQSFGFSSIIYIAAIMGIDPEMYDSGKIDGVNKFQELWHLTLPSIKPTIVILLLLSLGGIMSVGFEKVYLLYNGATYETADVLSTYVYRMGIEGQNYGFATAVGLFNSIITFVLVFAANTMTRRLTKMSLW
- a CDS encoding carbohydrate ABC transporter permease; the encoded protein is MQKSRSDRLFYGFVYLLTILAVVVTLYPFLYVISISFSSVDAIDKQKVALWPVGFTLSGYQMVLQYRELWLSFYNTLWYTVIGTLMNIVATCIAAFPLSRQQFFLRRKLNFFIAFTMYFSGGLIPVYMLITSLGLYNTRWVMVLPVLVITFNVMICRSAFEGIPNEIFESASIDGANELTMLYRLAIPIIKPTLAVLTLYYAVFHWNNFFSALLYLGKQDMQPLQMFLRRVLIMASPEVMQKMGGTMTTGALAVSTLQVRYVSIVVSILPIVTIYPFIQRYFVKGITLGAVKG
- a CDS encoding MFS transporter — its product is MAQAAVSKMQINHSANWALAGVSFAHLLNDAMQTVVPSAFPLFQQTMQLSFAQMGWIAFTLNITASVLQPLVGYMSDRKPMPILLPGGMLFSLIGVLGFALSSELWMLLVSAALIGIGSSILHPESSRVAHLAAGRGRGMAQSIFQVGGNTGQALAPLLVAFILLPHGQLSFLWLMAFALIGIIIQSSVSRWYRDKLADNRSRQQQSVQANGIAQPAAQPLSRGFIAFTMGILILLLFSKFVYIAGMTGYYAFYYADAYNLPLSQAQICLFVLQFAGMVGTLLGGPLADRYGRKPMIWFSIAGTAPFSLLLPYAGPALSMVLCGIIGLILMSGFSVIIVYAQELLPRHIGTVSGLFFGLSFGMAGLGSVVLGSLIDVTSISFVIKLCSFLPLLGVCAVFLRRDRPRNA
- a CDS encoding LacI family DNA-binding transcriptional regulator — its product is MITIKDIAKLAGVSYSTVSKALNGDPRIKPATRQKVLAVAEKHQYRKNIMAQQLSTGRSNIIGFVLDELSNPLFSNISGNLHAELKKRGYQMILVVADDGLDVFSQLRVDGCILWDYALDNRDAFWKKFATLNMPCFVLGTDEAPNSPYIKIDRKEGIYKAVEHLKSLGHRRIGFIGNSQNIKLEGYREALQRTGLDFDQRHVLPAYSSWEDGYFAIRNYTFEPDSPTAFIGLNNLVTRGALRALLEAGYSVPNDISLIGYDDLPDMQYAEVALTTIGPPLDELAAQAAELIVSLIRDEQVDYPVIIQPKLNHRNSTAICRQRVSEH
- a CDS encoding glycoside hydrolase family 88/105 protein, with product MQVQTQLSWSERIAEMIFRQCDGEGYHVFPSERWAYVQGMTLMAMSRTGKQYGKDEYVSFMKRHMDLYVQEDGSIGTYSLEEYNLDQINQGKNLFELLDTTGDQRYAEAAHLLAAQLAGQPRTSEGGFWHKKIYPFQMWLDGLYMSSPFLAQYAKTFDRPDLWDEVAHQILLIERKTRDPRTGLLYHGWDESKEQIWADSVTGCSAHFWSRAMGWYVMAIVDSLEYFPIHHPKRGTIIGIFERMCNALVRVQEQKSGLWFQVLDQGFRKGNYLEASGSSMFVYALAKGVRLRYLEPHFRQAAEKGWHGLTARLMEETEEGVKLNAICHGAGLSLDRDGSYSYYVGEQIVSDSFMGMAPLLLAALEMERLP
- a CDS encoding extracellular solute-binding protein; protein product: MIIRGAGRKSVLAVILAISLAGCSSSTGAGGDKGSVPPSSEPTFNYTGAGPVTDQKDAKLSILGTNAWTTNVDLSTAEIVKKIESNAGVTVDWDLIPPQNYADAVNPRLAAGTGLPDIVYLPDQDQLMKYINSGLFIPLNDLVEKYGVNLKKIYDESPSVKASLTTPDGKMYYVPQQTLTKNYMPLFMVNERWLKKLGLNEPTTLDEFTAMLRKFKTDDPNGNGKADEIPLSMESKFVPMAFGPAFGLDLSNQFYADDQGKVHFSYYEPAYKEYLSYLNGLYKEGLLGVDYASTTSDQVTSRISQDVTGATFNFSWYMSMVYSPLFKDYDPAEPIFKGILPLKGPHGDQFYIGRTPVSGIFGISKDSKNPELAFRFLDYAVSEEAQTYYTWGIKDDTYTEENGVKTFTDKGKDNDYIQKLGIGPVNLPNIQSTDSADSVVAEWHAKLDKELEPYIHEPFPFVYALPDEASVESMSMPDITTYVEEMNFKFISGDASLDQFDSYIETLKKMNIEQVIAGRQAQYDRYKAAQQ
- a CDS encoding ABC transporter ATP-binding protein, with the protein product MIIDVQHVTWNRGPITLLNDVSWRVNEGEHWALLGLNGSGKTTLLNMITGYLWPTEGTISVLGHRYGDVDLRELRKSIGWVSSSLQEKLYGTDRTQYVVISGKHATIGLYDKLSDEDLDQARELMHTLGCQHLWDREYRTCSQGEKQKLLIARALMANPRVLILDEPCNGLDLFSRERLLESISELTQKPDTPSLIYVTHHTEEILPVFSHSLLLRRGEIVNSGLTSELMNRDVLSNFFESPVDVDRHGERVYVRASDK